From Rhodopseudomonas palustris, a single genomic window includes:
- a CDS encoding periplasmic heavy metal sensor, with the protein MRMSFGRFTAGRWLLLGSLCLNVALGAYVGAQWLRPQWTPPHAGIPMRLIERVASRLPPADAEILWRNFNAREATLKPLQRDYVAALRATLNVAAQPELDKAALRAAVESTRDKRSKVGDAMIDTFVETLEQISPEGRRQLAGGLFR; encoded by the coding sequence ATGAGGATGTCGTTCGGTCGCTTCACCGCCGGGCGCTGGCTGTTGCTGGGCTCGCTCTGCCTCAACGTCGCGCTCGGCGCCTATGTGGGCGCGCAGTGGCTTCGCCCGCAGTGGACACCGCCGCATGCGGGGATACCGATGCGGCTGATCGAACGCGTCGCCTCGCGGCTGCCGCCCGCCGATGCCGAGATTCTGTGGCGCAACTTCAACGCCCGGGAAGCTACGCTGAAGCCGTTGCAGCGCGACTACGTTGCGGCGCTGCGGGCCACGTTGAATGTGGCGGCGCAGCCGGAGCTCGACAAGGCGGCGCTGCGTGCCGCTGTCGAGAGCACCCGCGACAAGCGCAGCAAGGTCGGCGACGCGATGATCGACACCTTCGTCGAGACGCTGGAGCAGATCTCGCCCGAGGGACGCCGGCAACTCGCCGGCGGGCTGTTTCGCTGA
- a CDS encoding RNA polymerase sigma factor — translation MSRRRWWSPGRRWCRRRGAAGSPAPGGRADRMPAGLAGPDRRPAASPGGSESVSVADDSDEALMAAVAARRQQAFRELMTRHMPRAIRLAQRIVRDPAEADDIGQEAFLRVWNKASSFDPAIARFTTWLYRIVLNLAFDRTRKPRHAPIEDAAEVASAEPAPIETLIAVQQRRLLEAALAELPERQRGAIALFHMEGLSGEDAARAMSLSPKAFESLLGRARLALKKEVERRQDDRRRA, via the coding sequence ATGTCGCGCCGCCGGTGGTGGTCGCCGGGCCGGCGGTGGTGCCGGCGCCGCGGCGCTGCTGGGTCGCCGGCGCCTGGCGGCCGTGCTGATCGGATGCCGGCGGGGCTTGCCGGGCCGGACCGCCGCCCGGCGGCGTCGCCCGGCGGATCGGAATCGGTGAGCGTCGCGGACGACAGCGACGAGGCGCTGATGGCGGCGGTGGCGGCGCGCCGCCAGCAGGCGTTCCGGGAGTTGATGACCCGGCACATGCCGCGCGCCATCCGCCTCGCCCAGCGCATCGTCCGTGATCCCGCCGAAGCCGACGATATCGGCCAGGAAGCGTTCCTGCGGGTCTGGAACAAGGCGTCGTCGTTCGATCCGGCCATCGCCCGGTTCACCACCTGGCTGTATCGGATTGTGCTCAATCTCGCCTTCGATCGCACCCGCAAGCCGCGGCACGCGCCGATCGAAGATGCCGCCGAGGTGGCGTCGGCGGAGCCCGCGCCGATCGAGACTCTGATCGCTGTGCAGCAGCGGCGTCTCCTGGAGGCGGCGCTGGCGGAGTTGCCGGAGCGGCAGCGCGGTGCGATCGCGCTGTTTCATATGGAAGGGCTGTCCGGCGAGGATGCGGCGCGCGCGATGAGTCTCAGCCCCAAGGCGTTCGAATCGCTGCTCGGCCGCGCGCGGCTGGCGCTCAAGAAAGAAGTCGAAAGACGTCAAGACGACAGGAGGCGGGCATGA
- a CDS encoding DUF1499 domain-containing protein: MARRYYAPYHKEPVSGLATWARNLAVFSAVATLVSIGVVRFGFLEMRPAMATWFGALALAGVSILLALAGFAAIWQNGSRGIPRILLALLLDVLILAYPAYLGWQYRILPAIHDITTDSIDPPKFETLARLRVGDDVNTAVYAGLYSAEQQRAAYPNIETIQIELPVQRAYDIVLQLVNRRKWRVVDERPPQPPKREGHIEAVARTTILSLPEDVVIRLRPDGDGTRIDIRSSSRYFESDLGSNAARIAKLSEDITTAAENAPAPKPEPAPKPAAKGKK, encoded by the coding sequence ATGGCGCGCAGATATTACGCTCCTTATCACAAGGAGCCCGTCTCCGGACTCGCGACCTGGGCGCGCAATCTCGCGGTGTTCTCCGCGGTGGCGACGCTGGTGTCGATCGGGGTGGTGCGATTCGGCTTTCTCGAAATGCGCCCGGCGATGGCGACCTGGTTCGGTGCGCTGGCGCTCGCCGGAGTGTCGATCCTGCTGGCGCTCGCAGGCTTCGCGGCGATCTGGCAGAACGGCTCGCGCGGCATCCCGCGGATCCTGCTGGCGCTGCTGCTCGACGTGCTGATCCTGGCCTACCCGGCCTATCTCGGCTGGCAGTACCGCATCCTGCCGGCGATCCACGACATCACCACCGATTCGATCGACCCACCGAAATTCGAGACCCTGGCGCGGCTGCGTGTCGGCGACGACGTCAACACCGCGGTCTATGCCGGGCTGTATTCCGCCGAGCAGCAGCGCGCCGCCTACCCGAACATCGAGACGATTCAGATCGAACTGCCGGTGCAGCGCGCTTACGACATCGTGCTGCAACTGGTGAACCGGCGGAAATGGCGGGTGGTTGACGAGCGCCCGCCGCAGCCGCCGAAGCGCGAAGGCCATATCGAGGCGGTGGCGCGCACCACCATCCTGAGCCTGCCCGAAGACGTGGTGATCCGGCTACGGCCGGACGGCGACGGCACAAGGATCGATATCCGCTCGTCGTCGCGCTATTTCGAGAGCGACCTCGGCAGCAACGCGGCACGGATCGCCAAGCTGAGCGAGGACATCACCACCGCGGCCGAGAACGCCCCCGCTCCAAAACCCGAGCCGGCACCGAAGCCGGCGGCGAAGGGCAAGAAATGA
- a CDS encoding methyl-accepting chemotaxis protein, whose product MLSKFRMTIGRRIYLLIGLGFAGLLGISLLDSRELANGLKQQKQIELKHLAELAISFIKDEYDAAQRGEISTEEAQKRAQARISKLRYGGNDYFFITDMQSRMLMHPIAKQLIGQDQSNAKDPNGKMLFAEMVDTVRRNGSGFVDYVWAKPGSDQPYPKLTYVAGFGPWNWIVGTGVYIDDLDAQTWTSMQRSLIAASLVLLITIIASVVMARLITKPIHAMTLTMKHLAGGRLDVEVPGIGRHDEIGEMAGAVEVFKLNALERQRLEAEQKEAEARIDAERKAHASHLADSFERAIGEIVETVSAASNELEASATTLTRTADQSQELATAVAAASEEASTNVQSVASAAEEMSSSVNEISRQVQESARIAHEAVDQARQTNGRVEELAKAASRIGDVVELISNIAGQTNLLALNATIEAARAGEAGRGFAVVASEVKALAEQTAKATGEITQQINGIQAATDQSVAAIKEIGETIAKMSEISSTIASAVEEQGAATQEISRNVQQASLGTQQVSSNITDVQRGATETGAASAQVLAAAKSLSGDSTRLKVEVSNFLESVRAA is encoded by the coding sequence ATGCTGTCCAAATTTCGTATGACCATCGGCCGCCGAATCTACTTGCTGATCGGCCTCGGCTTCGCCGGTCTTCTCGGCATCTCGCTGCTCGATTCGCGCGAATTGGCGAACGGTCTGAAGCAGCAGAAACAAATTGAGCTAAAGCACCTCGCCGAGCTGGCGATCAGCTTCATCAAGGACGAGTACGATGCCGCACAGCGCGGCGAGATCAGCACCGAGGAGGCGCAGAAGCGCGCCCAGGCGCGGATCTCGAAGCTGCGGTACGGGGGCAACGATTACTTCTTCATCACCGACATGCAGAGCCGGATGTTGATGCATCCGATCGCCAAGCAGTTGATCGGCCAGGATCAATCGAACGCCAAGGACCCCAACGGCAAGATGCTGTTCGCCGAAATGGTCGACACCGTTCGCCGCAACGGCAGCGGTTTCGTCGACTACGTCTGGGCCAAGCCGGGCTCCGACCAGCCGTATCCGAAGCTGACCTATGTGGCCGGGTTCGGCCCCTGGAACTGGATCGTCGGCACCGGTGTCTATATCGACGACCTCGACGCGCAGACCTGGACTTCGATGCAGCGCTCGTTGATCGCGGCGTCACTGGTTCTGCTGATCACCATCATCGCCTCGGTGGTGATGGCGCGGCTGATCACCAAACCGATCCACGCCATGACGCTGACGATGAAGCATCTCGCCGGCGGCCGTCTCGACGTCGAGGTGCCCGGCATCGGCCGCCACGACGAGATCGGCGAGATGGCGGGCGCGGTCGAGGTGTTCAAACTCAACGCGCTGGAGCGGCAGCGGCTCGAAGCCGAACAGAAGGAAGCCGAGGCGCGCATCGACGCCGAGCGCAAGGCCCATGCGAGCCACCTCGCCGACAGCTTCGAACGCGCCATCGGCGAGATCGTCGAGACGGTGTCGGCGGCCTCCAACGAGCTTGAAGCCTCGGCTACCACGCTGACCCGCACCGCCGATCAATCCCAGGAACTGGCGACCGCGGTGGCTGCAGCGTCCGAGGAAGCCTCCACCAACGTGCAATCGGTCGCCTCGGCCGCTGAGGAGATGAGCTCTTCGGTGAACGAGATCAGCCGCCAGGTGCAGGAATCGGCCCGGATCGCCCACGAGGCGGTGGACCAGGCGCGCCAGACCAACGGCCGGGTCGAAGAACTCGCCAAGGCGGCCTCGCGGATCGGCGACGTCGTCGAACTGATCAGCAACATCGCCGGCCAGACCAACCTGCTGGCGCTCAACGCCACGATCGAGGCGGCGCGCGCCGGCGAAGCCGGCCGCGGCTTCGCCGTGGTCGCCAGCGAGGTCAAGGCGCTGGCCGAGCAGACCGCCAAGGCGACCGGCGAGATCACCCAGCAGATCAACGGCATCCAGGCGGCGACTGACCAATCGGTGGCCGCCATCAAGGAGATCGGCGAGACCATCGCCAAGATGTCGGAAATCTCCTCGACGATCGCCTCGGCGGTCGAAGAACAGGGCGCGGCGACGCAGGAGATCTCCCGCAACGTCCAGCAGGCCTCGCTCGGCACCCAACAGGTGTCGTCCAACATCACCGACGTGCAGCGCGGCGCCACCGAGACCGGCGCGGCCTCGGCCCAGGTGCTGGCGGCGGCGAAGTCGCTCTCCGGCGATTCCACCCGGCTGAAGGTCGAAGTCTCGAACTTCCTGGAGTCGGTCCGCGCGGCCTGA
- a CDS encoding cysteine desulfurase, giving the protein MAHPGSLIRPANGRRPAIAPALRPQSPLRELFAPLDLLLACGGDTRIDLDPATGRNGYGCSPSPAPEMALFSSCTASTISPRGYEAASRARDALMSSAMLHGLVECFDDRVEEMRGELKTLLGLEETGAEIVFTSSGTDAQLVALAVARALHGDDLVSVITAADQTGTGTAFTARGLHFGARTASGVTATRGGPIAGLGPIRSVGLRLRDADGRLRSPSALDAETLEMVESAVAQGARVMLEAMDCSKLGHAAPSDRCLAEIAARWPGRVQIVVDACQARLGNRRIATLLDRGFMVLLTGSKYFAGPAFSGAVLLPPQLADAVEALPRQAPGLTDYLGRSDWPMRLTSLREQFPVQPNFGQWLRWEAALEEIRAYMAVPAKVRSDIIRQLGMRFAELIAASPSVRLLPPQSHTARGDEFARPTIFGFTLHRDARPLSLAECRMLHRALAEGTVGDAPCLLGQPVGWGGRTDEDVAALRLCISARHVIDIHADASARDRLLADAAAAMTTLDALLHRPSVFTDTAAEERHVH; this is encoded by the coding sequence ATGGCCCATCCCGGAAGTCTCATTCGCCCGGCGAACGGCCGCCGGCCGGCGATCGCCCCGGCTCTCCGGCCGCAATCGCCGCTCCGCGAACTGTTCGCCCCCCTCGACCTGCTGCTCGCCTGCGGCGGCGACACCCGGATTGATCTCGATCCGGCCACCGGCCGAAACGGCTATGGCTGCAGCCCCTCGCCGGCGCCCGAGATGGCGCTCTTCTCGTCCTGCACGGCCAGCACGATCTCGCCGCGCGGTTACGAGGCCGCCAGCCGCGCCCGGGACGCGCTGATGTCGTCGGCAATGCTGCACGGCCTCGTCGAATGCTTCGACGACCGGGTTGAGGAGATGCGCGGCGAGCTGAAGACGCTGCTGGGACTCGAAGAAACCGGTGCCGAGATCGTATTCACCTCCTCCGGCACCGACGCCCAGCTCGTCGCCCTGGCGGTCGCCCGCGCGTTGCACGGCGACGACCTGGTCAGCGTGATCACCGCCGCCGATCAGACCGGCACCGGCACCGCTTTCACGGCCCGCGGTCTGCATTTCGGCGCCCGCACCGCCAGCGGCGTCACCGCGACGCGCGGCGGTCCGATCGCCGGGCTCGGGCCGATCCGCAGCGTCGGGTTACGTCTGCGCGACGCCGACGGCCGCCTGCGCTCGCCCTCGGCGCTCGACGCCGAAACGCTCGAGATGGTCGAATCCGCCGTGGCACAGGGCGCGCGGGTGATGCTCGAAGCGATGGACTGCTCCAAGCTGGGCCACGCCGCGCCGAGCGACCGCTGCCTCGCCGAGATCGCGGCACGCTGGCCCGGCCGGGTGCAGATCGTGGTCGACGCCTGCCAGGCGCGACTCGGCAACCGCCGGATCGCGACGCTGCTCGACCGCGGCTTCATGGTGCTGCTGACCGGCTCGAAATACTTCGCCGGTCCCGCATTCAGCGGCGCGGTGTTGCTGCCGCCGCAGCTTGCCGATGCGGTGGAGGCGCTGCCGCGGCAGGCACCGGGACTTACGGACTATCTCGGACGCAGCGACTGGCCGATGCGCTTGACCTCCTTGCGCGAACAGTTTCCGGTCCAGCCAAATTTCGGCCAATGGCTGCGCTGGGAGGCCGCGCTCGAAGAAATCCGCGCCTACATGGCGGTGCCGGCGAAAGTCCGCAGCGACATCATCCGCCAACTCGGCATGAGATTCGCCGAGCTGATCGCCGCTTCGCCATCGGTACGGCTGCTGCCGCCGCAATCGCACACCGCGCGCGGCGACGAATTCGCCCGCCCGACGATCTTCGGCTTCACCCTGCACCGGGACGCCCGCCCCCTGTCGCTCGCCGAATGCCGCATGCTGCACCGCGCTCTGGCCGAGGGCACCGTGGGTGATGCGCCGTGCCTGCTCGGCCAGCCGGTCGGCTGGGGCGGCCGCACCGACGAAGACGTCGCAGCGCTGCGGCTGTGCATCAGCGCCCGGCACGTCATCGACATTCATGCCGACGCAAGCGCGCGCGACCGCCTTCTCGCCGATGCGGCGGCCGCGATGACCACGCTCGATGCGCTACTGCACCGGCCCTCCGTTTTCACCGACACCGCTGCCGAGGAACGCCATGTCCACTGA
- a CDS encoding L,D-transpeptidase: MALNGTKLGLLALAGLLLSGCMQTTYQAAPEANLKPNDKAQLAKARYAKVSVPEPFRRAIVDYHRKEAPGTIVVDSDNHFLYYVLDNGKAIRYGVTVGEEALAFSGIARVGNMAEWPKWTPTADIHKRIEGLPASVPGGIDNPLGARALYLYQGNKDTLFRIHGTNQPEYIGASISSGCIRMTNEDVIDLYNRAKMGTIVVVLEPKHGDSPFNSKMALQGSSGGTATQ, encoded by the coding sequence ATGGCGTTGAACGGAACCAAGCTGGGACTGCTGGCCCTCGCCGGCCTGCTGCTGTCGGGTTGCATGCAGACCACCTACCAGGCCGCCCCGGAAGCCAACCTCAAACCTAACGACAAGGCCCAACTCGCCAAGGCGCGCTACGCCAAGGTGTCGGTGCCGGAGCCGTTTCGCCGCGCGATCGTGGATTATCATCGCAAGGAAGCCCCCGGCACCATCGTGGTCGATTCGGACAACCACTTTCTGTACTACGTGCTCGATAACGGCAAGGCGATCCGCTACGGCGTGACCGTCGGCGAAGAGGCGCTGGCGTTCTCCGGCATCGCCCGGGTCGGCAACATGGCCGAATGGCCGAAGTGGACTCCGACCGCGGACATCCACAAGCGGATCGAAGGCCTGCCGGCCTCGGTGCCCGGCGGCATCGACAATCCGCTCGGCGCCCGTGCGCTGTATCTGTACCAGGGCAACAAGGACACCCTGTTCCGGATTCACGGCACCAACCAGCCTGAATATATCGGCGCCTCGATCTCCTCGGGCTGCATCCGCATGACCAACGAGGACGTCATCGACCTGTACAACCGGGCCAAGATGGGCACCATCGTGGTGGTTCTGGAGCCGAAGCACGGCGACTCGCCGTTCAATTCCAAGATGGCCCTGCAGGGCAGCAGCGGCGGCACCGCCACGCAATAA
- a CDS encoding extensin family protein → MLIALVVGGAASAAARDIVPLPKPRPAAAPAPVERGTAPADDESAPDAASPEAAPAAAAEAPAPKSPSACRVALTEAIAIAPSIPDITGPGACGGTDLVRLEAVVLPDGGRVAVSPAATVRCGMARALADWVRADIAPLAASLGSRAAALDNFDAYECRGRNRVRGAKLSEHGRANAIDLRGFKLADGRMISLTDREAPRQVRETVMQSVCARFTTVLGPGSDGYHEGHIHLDLAERRGGYRMCQWELYEGLPTIALAMPLPRPAEAPPRQVAADDDRAPQQAAPLRPEAVEPAPAEAAETEQAEPAPPPPPKPAKRAKPKAAAARPAANKPIDLTPSNSPAAKPPARSKPAQPPT, encoded by the coding sequence ATGCTGATCGCGCTGGTTGTAGGCGGGGCGGCGTCCGCCGCGGCGCGGGACATCGTACCGCTGCCGAAGCCGCGTCCTGCTGCGGCGCCGGCGCCGGTCGAGCGCGGAACGGCACCGGCCGACGACGAGTCCGCGCCGGATGCCGCATCGCCGGAAGCTGCACCCGCCGCTGCGGCTGAAGCGCCCGCGCCCAAGTCGCCATCGGCGTGCCGGGTGGCGCTGACCGAAGCGATCGCGATCGCGCCGAGCATTCCGGACATCACCGGGCCGGGAGCCTGCGGCGGCACCGATCTGGTGCGGCTCGAAGCGGTGGTACTGCCGGACGGCGGGCGTGTTGCGGTGTCGCCGGCCGCGACCGTTCGCTGCGGCATGGCGCGGGCGCTCGCCGACTGGGTGCGGGCCGACATTGCGCCGCTCGCCGCCTCGCTCGGCAGCCGGGCCGCTGCCCTGGACAATTTCGACGCCTATGAGTGCCGCGGCCGCAATCGCGTGCGCGGCGCCAAGCTCAGCGAGCACGGCCGCGCCAACGCGATCGACTTGCGCGGCTTCAAGCTCGCCGACGGCCGGATGATCTCGCTGACCGACCGCGAGGCGCCGCGGCAGGTGCGCGAGACCGTGATGCAGTCGGTGTGCGCGCGCTTCACCACCGTGCTCGGCCCGGGCTCGGACGGCTATCACGAGGGCCACATCCACCTCGATCTCGCCGAGCGGCGCGGCGGCTACCGGATGTGCCAATGGGAGCTGTACGAGGGGCTGCCGACGATCGCCCTGGCGATGCCGCTGCCGCGCCCGGCCGAGGCGCCGCCGCGCCAGGTCGCAGCCGACGACGACCGCGCGCCGCAGCAGGCGGCGCCGCTCCGGCCCGAGGCCGTCGAGCCGGCCCCGGCCGAGGCGGCCGAAACGGAGCAGGCCGAGCCCGCTCCGCCTCCGCCGCCGAAGCCGGCCAAACGCGCCAAGCCCAAGGCCGCCGCAGCGAGGCCGGCCGCCAACAAACCGATCGATCTCACACCCTCGAATTCGCCGGCCGCAAAGCCGCCGGCTCGCAGCAAGCCGGCGCAACCACCGACCTGA
- a CDS encoding cysteine rich repeat-containing protein: MKTSPRSGHPAPLFRAPDVLVRATLAAACVVAGLMLTLQIASAQDRGAAREACKGDYQKFCSGVTPGGGRIKKCLNDNFSTLSEPCKQAIGGAGK, from the coding sequence ATGAAGACTTCGCCCCGCTCCGGCCACCCCGCCCCGCTGTTTCGCGCGCCTGATGTTCTGGTGCGGGCGACGCTCGCTGCCGCCTGCGTCGTCGCCGGTCTGATGCTGACGCTGCAGATCGCCAGCGCGCAGGACAGAGGCGCTGCGCGCGAGGCCTGCAAGGGAGATTATCAGAAGTTCTGCAGCGGCGTGACGCCGGGTGGCGGCCGCATCAAGAAGTGCCTGAACGACAATTTCAGCACGCTGTCGGAGCCGTGCAAGCAGGCGATCGGTGGTGCCGGCAAGTGA
- a CDS encoding magnesium transporter CorA family protein, translating into MLAFFVPADATLKRATAEDLVALPEATVWVDLDRPTPDEDKAVERLARVEVPTREDMQEIEISSRLYIENGARYMTASLMCGADTTSPRLSPVTFILAGRRLVTVRYDEPRPFAVVESRLARAPGSGASGESVLMELLDAVIDRCADILERAGADVDDVSRDIFEPEGAARTGHPKRYSDILIAIGRKGDLVSKVRESLVSIGRVVAFLSVEGDGIKRPKEMRTQLKTMQRDVLSLTDHASYLSNKITFTLDAMLGVVNLEQNNIIKLFSVMAVVLMPPTLIASVYGMNFRIMPELNWEHGYPMALLMMLCAAIGPYMFFKWKKWL; encoded by the coding sequence ATGCTTGCATTCTTCGTCCCCGCCGATGCCACCCTGAAGCGCGCCACCGCCGAGGATCTGGTGGCGCTTCCGGAGGCGACGGTGTGGGTCGATCTCGATCGGCCGACGCCGGACGAGGACAAGGCGGTGGAGCGGTTGGCGCGGGTCGAGGTGCCGACCCGGGAAGACATGCAGGAGATCGAGATCTCCAGTCGTCTCTATATCGAGAACGGCGCCCGCTACATGACCGCCAGCTTGATGTGCGGCGCCGATACCACCTCGCCGCGGCTGTCGCCGGTGACATTCATTCTGGCCGGCCGCCGGCTGGTCACGGTGCGCTACGACGAACCGCGGCCGTTTGCGGTGGTGGAGAGCCGGCTGGCGCGGGCGCCGGGGTCGGGCGCCAGCGGCGAGAGCGTGCTGATGGAACTGCTCGATGCGGTGATCGACCGCTGCGCCGACATCCTGGAGCGCGCCGGCGCCGACGTCGACGATGTCAGCCGCGACATCTTCGAGCCGGAAGGAGCAGCCCGCACCGGCCACCCCAAGCGCTATTCCGACATCCTGATTGCAATCGGCCGCAAGGGCGACCTGGTGTCGAAGGTCCGTGAAAGCCTGGTCTCGATCGGCCGGGTGGTGGCGTTCCTGTCGGTAGAGGGCGACGGCATCAAACGGCCGAAGGAGATGCGCACCCAGCTCAAGACCATGCAGCGCGACGTGCTGTCGCTGACCGACCACGCCAGCTACCTGTCGAACAAGATCACCTTCACGCTCGATGCGATGCTGGGTGTCGTCAATCTCGAGCAGAACAACATCATCAAGCTGTTCTCGGTGATGGCCGTCGTTCTGATGCCCCCGACCCTGATCGCGTCGGTCTACGGCATGAACTTCCGGATCATGCCCGAGCTCAACTGGGAGCACGGCTACCCGATGGCCCTGTTGATGATGCTCTGCGCCGCGATCGGGCCGTACATGTTCTTCAAGTGGAAGAAGTGGTTGTGA
- a CDS encoding fatty-acid--CoA ligase, with product MLGLMQDWPLLCHRIIEHAARIHGNQEVVTRSVEGPIVRTTYAQIHQRALKVSQMLDRAGIKLGDRVATIAWNTARHLECWYGIMGIGAICHTVNPRLFPDQIAWIVNHAQDRVMITDLTFVPILEKIADQIPSVERFIVLTDKEHMPQTTLKNAVAYEEWLKEADGDFEWKTFDENTAAAMCYTSGTTGDPKGVLYSHRSNVLHALMANNPDALGTRAADTMLPVVPLFHANSWGIAFSAPSMGTKLVMPGAKLDGASVYELLSTEKVTHTAGVPTVWLMLLQYMQKEKLTLPHLKMVVCGGSAMPRSMIKAFVDMGAEARHAWGMTEMSPLGTLATLKPPFDQTTGDARLDVLATQGYPPFGVEMKITDDAGKDVAWDGKTFGRLKVSGPAIAKKYYRVDSEILDDAGFFDTGDVATIDQDGYMRITDRSKDVIKSGGEWISSIDLENLAVGHPKVAEAAVIGVYHPKWDERPLLICQLKPDVTCTRDEILQYMDGKIAKWWMPDDIVFVEAIPHTATGKILKTALRDQFKTYTLPGAAA from the coding sequence ATGCTTGGACTGATGCAAGACTGGCCTTTGCTGTGTCATCGGATCATCGAGCACGCGGCCCGGATCCACGGCAACCAGGAGGTGGTGACGCGCTCGGTCGAGGGACCGATCGTCCGCACCACCTATGCGCAGATCCATCAACGGGCGCTGAAAGTGAGCCAGATGCTGGACCGCGCCGGCATCAAGCTCGGCGACCGCGTCGCGACGATCGCCTGGAACACCGCCCGGCATCTGGAATGCTGGTACGGTATTATGGGAATCGGCGCGATTTGCCATACGGTCAATCCGCGGCTTTTTCCGGACCAGATCGCCTGGATCGTCAATCACGCCCAGGACCGGGTGATGATCACCGACCTGACCTTCGTGCCGATCCTGGAGAAGATCGCCGACCAGATCCCGAGCGTCGAGCGCTTCATCGTGCTCACCGACAAGGAGCACATGCCGCAGACCACGCTGAAGAACGCGGTCGCGTATGAGGAGTGGCTGAAGGAAGCCGACGGCGACTTCGAATGGAAGACCTTCGACGAGAACACCGCGGCGGCGATGTGCTACACCTCGGGCACCACCGGCGATCCGAAGGGCGTGCTGTATTCGCACCGCTCCAACGTGCTGCACGCGCTGATGGCCAACAACCCGGACGCGCTCGGCACCCGCGCCGCCGACACCATGCTCCCCGTCGTGCCGCTGTTCCACGCCAATAGCTGGGGCATCGCGTTCTCGGCGCCGTCGATGGGCACCAAGCTGGTGATGCCCGGCGCCAAGCTCGACGGCGCGTCCGTCTATGAGCTGCTGTCGACCGAGAAGGTCACGCACACTGCCGGCGTGCCGACCGTGTGGCTGATGCTGCTGCAATACATGCAGAAGGAAAAGCTGACGCTGCCGCATCTGAAGATGGTGGTGTGCGGCGGCTCGGCGATGCCGCGCTCGATGATCAAGGCGTTCGTCGACATGGGCGCCGAGGCGCGCCACGCCTGGGGCATGACCGAGATGAGCCCGCTCGGCACGCTCGCCACACTGAAACCGCCGTTCGACCAGACCACCGGCGACGCCCGGCTCGACGTGCTGGCGACGCAAGGCTATCCGCCGTTCGGGGTCGAGATGAAGATCACCGACGACGCCGGCAAGGACGTCGCCTGGGACGGCAAGACCTTCGGCCGGCTGAAAGTATCGGGCCCGGCGATCGCCAAGAAGTACTACCGGGTCGACAGCGAGATCCTCGACGATGCCGGCTTCTTCGACACCGGCGACGTCGCCACCATCGACCAGGACGGCTACATGCGGATCACCGACCGCTCCAAGGACGTGATCAAGTCCGGCGGCGAGTGGATCTCCTCGATCGACCTGGAAAATCTGGCGGTCGGCCATCCCAAGGTGGCGGAAGCCGCGGTGATCGGCGTGTATCACCCGAAATGGGATGAGCGCCCGCTTCTGATCTGCCAGCTCAAGCCCGACGTCACCTGCACCCGGGACGAGATCCTGCAGTACATGGACGGCAAGATCGCCAAATGGTGGATGCCCGACGACATCGTATTCGTCGAAGCGATCCCCCACACCGCGACCGGCAAGATCCTGAAGACCGCGCTGCGCGATCAGTTCAAGACCTACACGCTGCCGGGCGCGGCGGCGTAG